A window of the Mesorhizobium opportunistum WSM2075 genome harbors these coding sequences:
- a CDS encoding OmpA family protein — translation MKRQPRILAGTALGLLMASAPLGASPLQGSAAFGSMQRGTVPLVLAQAACAEGESAEACAQQGEQKSERKKREQQQTEQAPAGEAAPATDEQQPRRKKRDQQQQAEQAPAGEAAPATDEQQPRRKKRDQQQQVEQAPAGEAAPATDEQQPRRKKRDQQQQVEQAPAGEAAPATDEQQPRRKKRDQQQQQTEQAPAGEAAPATDEQQPRRKKRDQQQQQTEQAPAGEAAPANDNQPGENPRKKHKQGQQEAAPVPTPKEAPAEQPTPKAEQAPAGEPAPAQGEQAPAQGEQPQDKTKKHGRKPAAEQPANGEQPANGQQQQTGEQPATGEQPATGGKAAPVQGETSVQGEAPADKNAAPILDSQKDARRKGRGENGQGGRKPANQNGEQQNSEQQNGGQNAQQGADQGRKPLVAPVDQGPPPTDDKSAQQAIQPEKIAPVTEEKGKRVERAPDENVRDRQRPKGVNVVRELGDRVILQFNNQTFVQSNDAPRMTRGARNVYYEDLSGDRTREVVERDNGVRIVTIRNRYGDVIQRSRIAPDGREYVLSYVDERHYEDENDWRDPGDDLPPMRLTIPRRDYILDSEDVESDDDYYTFLEQPPVERVQRLYSINEVKRSARVRDIARRIDLDTLNFEFGSSSISDTEVQKLQGVADAMEKLLKKNPAETFLIEGHTDAVGTPEANLALSDRRAEAVAEALTNAFGIPAENLTTQGYGEEYLKVDTSAPNRENRRVAIRRITPLVAPVASNN, via the coding sequence ATGAAACGCCAACCACGGATTCTGGCAGGCACAGCACTTGGCCTGTTGATGGCATCCGCGCCGTTGGGCGCATCCCCGCTTCAGGGAAGTGCCGCGTTCGGCTCCATGCAGCGCGGCACCGTACCGTTGGTCCTGGCCCAGGCGGCTTGCGCCGAGGGCGAATCGGCCGAAGCCTGCGCACAGCAAGGGGAACAGAAGTCTGAGCGCAAGAAGCGCGAGCAGCAGCAGACCGAACAGGCACCCGCCGGCGAGGCTGCTCCGGCCACCGACGAACAGCAGCCGCGCAGGAAAAAGCGCGACCAGCAGCAGCAGGCCGAACAGGCACCCGCCGGCGAAGCCGCTCCCGCCACCGACGAACAGCAGCCGCGCAGGAAAAAGCGCGACCAGCAGCAGCAGGTCGAACAGGCACCCGCCGGCGAAGCCGCCCCCGCCACCGACGAGCAGCAGCCGCGCAGGAAAAAGCGCGACCAGCAGCAGCAGGTCGAACAGGCGCCAGCCGGTGAGGCAGCCCCCGCCACGGACGAGCAGCAGCCGCGCAGGAAAAAGCGCGACCAGCAGCAACAGCAGACCGAGCAGGCGCCAGCCGGTGAGGCAGCCCCCGCCACGGACGAGCAGCAGCCACGCAGGAAAAAGCGCGATCAGCAGCAACAGCAGACCGAGCAGGCGCCGGCCGGCGAGGCAGCCCCTGCCAACGACAACCAGCCAGGCGAGAACCCGCGCAAGAAGCACAAGCAGGGCCAGCAAGAGGCCGCGCCCGTACCCACCCCGAAGGAAGCTCCGGCCGAACAACCGACACCCAAGGCGGAGCAGGCCCCTGCCGGCGAACCGGCTCCCGCCCAGGGCGAACAGGCTCCGGCCCAGGGCGAACAACCCCAGGACAAGACGAAGAAGCACGGCAGGAAGCCGGCCGCGGAGCAGCCTGCAAACGGCGAGCAGCCCGCAAATGGGCAACAGCAGCAGACTGGCGAGCAGCCGGCGACGGGTGAACAGCCTGCCACCGGCGGCAAGGCCGCGCCTGTCCAGGGCGAAACCTCCGTGCAGGGCGAGGCACCCGCTGACAAGAACGCCGCCCCTATTCTCGACAGCCAGAAGGATGCCCGACGCAAGGGTCGCGGCGAGAACGGCCAGGGCGGCAGGAAACCGGCCAACCAGAATGGCGAGCAGCAGAATAGCGAGCAGCAGAATGGTGGCCAAAACGCTCAGCAAGGTGCCGATCAGGGCCGCAAGCCCCTGGTCGCTCCTGTCGACCAAGGTCCGCCGCCCACCGACGACAAGTCGGCCCAACAGGCAATCCAGCCTGAAAAAATCGCCCCGGTGACGGAGGAAAAGGGCAAGCGCGTAGAGCGTGCACCCGATGAGAACGTCCGCGACCGCCAGCGTCCGAAAGGCGTCAATGTCGTCAGGGAACTCGGCGACCGCGTCATCCTGCAGTTCAACAACCAGACATTCGTCCAAAGCAATGATGCCCCGCGCATGACCCGCGGCGCCAGGAATGTGTACTATGAGGATCTGTCGGGCGATCGCACCCGGGAAGTCGTCGAACGTGACAACGGTGTCCGGATCGTCACCATCCGCAACCGCTATGGCGACGTCATCCAGCGTTCGCGCATTGCGCCGGACGGACGCGAATATGTGCTGAGCTATGTCGACGAGCGGCACTATGAGGATGAAAACGACTGGCGCGATCCCGGCGATGACCTGCCGCCGATGCGGCTGACCATCCCGCGCCGGGACTACATCCTGGATTCAGAGGATGTCGAAAGCGACGACGACTATTACACCTTCCTCGAACAGCCGCCGGTCGAGCGGGTCCAGCGTCTCTATTCGATCAACGAGGTCAAGCGTTCGGCGCGCGTGCGCGACATTGCGCGGCGCATCGACCTTGACACGCTGAACTTCGAATTCGGCTCGTCCTCGATCTCCGATACCGAGGTGCAGAAGCTGCAAGGCGTCGCCGACGCCATGGAGAAGCTTTTGAAGAAGAACCCGGCCGAAACCTTCCTGATCGAAGGCCATACCGACGCCGTCGGCACGCCGGAGGCAAACCTGGCCTTGTCGGATCGCCGCGCCGAAGCGGTTGCCGAAGCACTGACCAACGCCTTCGGCATCCCGGCGGAGAACCTGACGACGCAGGGCTATGGCGAGGAGTATCTGAAAGTCGACACCTCGGCGCCCAACCGAGAGAACCGGCGTGTTGCGATCCGCCGCATCACCCCGCTGGTGGCGCCGGTGGCCAGCAACAACTGA
- a CDS encoding YcgN family cysteine cluster protein — METPFWKTKTLEEMSPAEWESLCDGCGKCCLSKLEDEDTGEIYWTSVGCRLFDAQTCRCADYANRLARVPDCVGLTPQNVRTISWLPSTCAYRLVAEGRDLYWWHRLVSGSAETVHEAGISMRGRVKASETELVEPEDYFDYMLDEEP, encoded by the coding sequence ATGGAAACGCCGTTCTGGAAAACAAAGACGCTGGAAGAGATGAGTCCGGCCGAGTGGGAGTCGCTCTGCGACGGCTGCGGCAAATGCTGCCTGTCGAAGCTCGAGGACGAGGATACCGGTGAGATTTACTGGACCAGCGTCGGCTGCCGGCTGTTCGACGCGCAGACTTGCCGCTGCGCCGACTATGCCAACCGGCTGGCGCGCGTTCCCGATTGCGTCGGCCTGACGCCACAGAACGTGCGCACCATCAGCTGGCTGCCCAGCACCTGCGCCTACCGGCTGGTGGCAGAGGGCCGCGACCTCTATTGGTGGCACCGGCTGGTGTCGGGCAGTGCCGAGACCGTGCACGAGGCCGGTATCTCGATGCGCGGCCGCGTCAAGGCGAGCGAGACCGAGCTCGTCGAGCCCGAGGATTATTTTGACTATATGCTCGACGAGGAGCCTTGA
- a CDS encoding SIMPL domain-containing protein, giving the protein MTKHLLPLALAAAVAFPAMAGATDLPTPPRIIVSGEGEATVAPDLALLTLSVMREAKTARAALDANNDAMAAVIAAMKAAGIKDRDLQTAGIQINPRYNYTNKPDGSQEAELVAYQVTNTLSVRVRDVDKTGEILDKAVSLGVNQGGGIAFTNDNPAATVTEARKKAVADAMAKAKTLAEAAGVSLGRVLEITDQNIRPAPMPINAKAFDAAAGAAPVQAGENAYNVQVTVTFELK; this is encoded by the coding sequence ATGACCAAACACCTTTTGCCCCTCGCGCTCGCCGCTGCAGTCGCTTTTCCGGCGATGGCTGGAGCCACCGATTTGCCGACGCCGCCCCGTATCATCGTGTCGGGTGAAGGCGAAGCAACCGTTGCCCCCGACCTCGCCCTTTTGACGCTAAGCGTCATGCGCGAGGCCAAGACCGCGCGCGCGGCGCTCGACGCCAACAACGACGCCATGGCCGCCGTGATCGCTGCGATGAAGGCGGCCGGCATCAAGGACCGCGATCTGCAGACCGCGGGCATCCAGATCAATCCGCGCTACAACTACACCAACAAGCCGGACGGCAGCCAGGAGGCCGAACTCGTCGCCTACCAGGTGACGAACACGCTGTCGGTGCGCGTACGCGACGTCGACAAGACCGGCGAGATTCTCGACAAGGCGGTGTCGCTCGGCGTCAACCAGGGCGGCGGCATCGCCTTCACCAACGACAATCCGGCGGCCACCGTCACCGAAGCACGCAAGAAGGCGGTCGCCGACGCCATGGCGAAGGCCAAGACGCTCGCCGAGGCGGCCGGCGTCAGCCTCGGCCGGGTACTCGAGATCACGGATCAGAACATCAGGCCGGCACCAATGCCGATCAACGCCAAAGCCTTCGATGCCGCGGCCGGCGCGGCTCCGGTACAAGCTGGCGAAAACGCCTACAACGTCCAGGTCACCGTTACGTTCGAACTGAAGTAG
- a CDS encoding site-specific integrase — protein sequence MARPFKDARYPGISSRIKNGKLTYRYRAKGMPEIQLPGKPGDPEFEVAYENATQGQHKNAVIIDLPGRALPKTFGHAARRLETTMEWLDFDEATQRKNARLIERFLSLKVDPAYPLTWRETPVEHLDADRLRAIIEGIFRTNRTVAKHMLVAIKKLVWVATDIEKWIKPQDDPSLSIRVRVPKSTKNPAWPIAMRETFEERHPVGTAARTCYALGFWLGNRRGDIAALAWDDLLTEEIELFDGSLVLIEAFDFRQKKNRNRHGGREMFIPVVDKLAAALDPLDRSKGGTVLKNGYGNPFSEKSLSGMMQHWTRQAGIPSGYTLHGLRRTFGTYLAECNIQARAIMEAMGHSSMAVTDDYVREANKKRIAVDIARAINEREAKRDAMKRRANLRIVR from the coding sequence ATGGCTAGGCCCTTTAAGGATGCGCGCTATCCTGGGATCTCTTCGCGTATCAAGAATGGCAAGCTAACTTACCGCTACCGTGCAAAAGGCATGCCTGAAATCCAACTTCCCGGTAAGCCAGGAGATCCCGAGTTCGAGGTGGCTTACGAGAATGCCACGCAGGGCCAACATAAGAATGCTGTTATTATCGATTTGCCCGGTCGGGCACTGCCAAAAACATTTGGCCATGCCGCGCGTCGACTTGAGACCACGATGGAGTGGCTGGATTTTGATGAAGCAACGCAGCGGAAGAATGCGCGACTGATCGAGCGCTTTCTCAGCCTGAAGGTCGATCCTGCCTATCCGCTGACGTGGCGCGAAACGCCAGTCGAACACCTCGACGCGGATCGGCTTCGCGCCATAATTGAAGGCATCTTCAGAACAAACCGTACGGTCGCCAAACACATGTTGGTGGCCATAAAGAAGCTTGTATGGGTCGCGACCGACATCGAAAAATGGATAAAGCCGCAGGACGATCCCTCGTTGTCCATCCGCGTGCGAGTGCCCAAATCGACCAAGAACCCGGCCTGGCCGATCGCGATGCGCGAAACGTTCGAGGAGCGACACCCCGTCGGGACAGCCGCACGCACCTGCTACGCACTCGGCTTCTGGCTTGGAAATCGTCGCGGCGATATCGCTGCGCTTGCGTGGGATGATCTTCTAACCGAAGAGATTGAACTGTTCGATGGCTCGCTGGTGCTAATCGAGGCCTTTGATTTCCGACAGAAGAAGAACCGCAACCGCCACGGCGGGCGCGAGATGTTCATCCCAGTCGTAGACAAGCTGGCGGCAGCGCTGGATCCGCTTGACCGCTCGAAGGGGGGAACCGTCTTGAAGAACGGCTATGGCAACCCGTTTTCAGAAAAGAGCCTGTCGGGCATGATGCAGCACTGGACGCGGCAGGCGGGAATTCCTAGCGGCTACACGCTCCATGGCCTGCGCCGCACCTTCGGCACTTACCTCGCTGAATGCAACATCCAAGCGCGGGCCATAATGGAGGCTATGGGCCATTCCTCCATGGCGGTAACGGATGACTACGTGCGCGAGGCCAACAAGAAGCGGATCGCAGTTGATATTGCCCGTGCCATCAACGAGCGCGAGGCCAAACGCGACGCGATGAAGCGGCGAGCAAACCTGCGCATCGTCAGATAA
- a CDS encoding helix-turn-helix domain-containing protein — protein MNENEKLAQEVKAWRAKGGVTAEAAAKALGIPKRTFEGIEQGRGFPYPLLLRVAIESKTLSLQAMLENSPRADHRRRKSGRNVDG, from the coding sequence GTGAACGAGAATGAGAAACTTGCGCAAGAAGTCAAAGCCTGGCGGGCAAAGGGGGGGGTCACTGCCGAAGCCGCGGCCAAGGCGCTGGGAATACCAAAGCGCACCTTTGAAGGCATAGAGCAAGGCAGAGGGTTCCCCTACCCTCTGCTCCTGCGCGTTGCAATCGAAAGCAAAACCCTTTCGCTGCAAGCGATGCTGGAGAACTCCCCGCGAGCTGATCACCGGCGGAGAAAGTCTGGAAGGAACGTTGATGGCTAG
- a CDS encoding helix-turn-helix transcriptional regulator, which translates to MKSDAISYAPRGLSREEAARYIGVGSTLFDEMVADGRMPQPKRINSRAVWDRVALDIAFTSLPDKDTGLQELLERSKRDVEKR; encoded by the coding sequence ATGAAGAGTGACGCAATCTCGTATGCCCCACGAGGGCTATCTCGTGAGGAAGCGGCTCGTTACATCGGTGTCGGATCGACGCTTTTTGACGAGATGGTCGCCGATGGTCGGATGCCCCAGCCCAAGCGCATCAACAGCCGCGCTGTCTGGGATCGTGTCGCACTGGATATTGCTTTCACCTCGTTGCCGGACAAAGATACCGGCCTTCAAGAGCTGTTGGAACGAAGCAAACGGGACGTTGAAAAACGATAA
- a CDS encoding DUF3732 domain-containing protein, whose protein sequence is MKFYIESLYLWLNTEQRRSVTFLPNKVNVITGDSHTGKTAILDIVDYCMFASKHRISESIINENVAWYGLRIHVNDKVYTLARRAPAGKTTSSDYYFSSIGEVPDSVPIPNISESVLKKQLSADFGIDQDVKIPFGGRTLQTGSRVSLRYFLLFNTISQDIITHSDQFFDKQNEPRYQEALPRIFDIAVGIDTVENILKREKRTELERSLARLEKLTAKTQEKRDQFNAQLAETVARAKGYGLVADNTDADASVTALKRMVTERESGPDLYVSAQYEEISSQLYRVSRKIRGLRKFASEYGNHKVTLKETADSLQPVEYLMRNYEETVRTSVFDDILRNLSEGLQQIKDATARKTPLDSNISEIIKALESQREKLEKDLQALPAEMESFETDKDKYIFIGETKAKLELYGDLESEKVTDNSELIANLTAEIEDLAVSPVNDRQELFTSALDEAIQDYISLTKAALGNYGEYRSAFNYSEKKLHLRKPRTASTENVGSSSNHMFLHLFLFLGLHELVMRNDGIHVAPFLIIDQFSRPYWGEDDRKDGEGEKDVDQSDVAKVKLALELLDQFISTANEMGKEFQMIVFEHINPRYWDGLKNVHLVEIFRDGNALIPVSRAD, encoded by the coding sequence ATGAAATTCTACATCGAAAGCCTGTACCTGTGGCTCAATACCGAACAAAGAAGGTCCGTTACGTTCTTGCCGAACAAGGTGAATGTGATCACCGGAGACAGCCACACTGGTAAAACCGCCATCCTGGATATCGTAGATTATTGCATGTTCGCGAGCAAGCATCGTATTTCTGAGAGCATTATCAACGAAAATGTCGCCTGGTACGGACTGCGTATTCATGTGAACGATAAGGTCTATACGCTGGCGAGACGCGCACCGGCAGGAAAGACCACATCGTCTGATTACTACTTCTCGTCAATAGGGGAGGTGCCGGACTCCGTGCCCATACCGAATATCAGCGAAAGCGTCTTGAAGAAGCAATTGAGCGCTGACTTCGGCATCGACCAAGACGTCAAAATTCCTTTTGGCGGGAGAACGTTGCAAACCGGCTCTAGGGTGTCGCTGCGATACTTCCTGCTCTTCAACACGATCTCTCAAGATATAATCACGCATAGCGATCAGTTTTTCGACAAGCAGAACGAGCCTCGTTACCAAGAGGCCTTACCGCGCATATTCGACATTGCTGTGGGGATCGACACGGTCGAGAACATACTGAAGCGAGAGAAGCGGACGGAGTTGGAGCGAAGCCTCGCCCGCCTTGAAAAACTGACCGCGAAAACGCAGGAAAAGCGCGATCAGTTTAACGCCCAATTGGCTGAAACCGTCGCGCGGGCGAAGGGGTATGGACTAGTCGCCGACAATACAGACGCGGATGCTTCAGTCACCGCGCTGAAGCGAATGGTGACGGAGCGGGAGAGTGGCCCCGATCTGTATGTGTCCGCGCAGTATGAGGAGATTTCTTCGCAGCTATACCGAGTTTCTCGAAAGATCAGGGGGCTTCGCAAATTCGCTTCGGAGTATGGAAATCATAAGGTGACCCTCAAGGAGACAGCGGATAGCCTCCAGCCCGTTGAATATCTGATGAGGAACTACGAGGAGACGGTTCGGACATCCGTATTCGACGACATCCTCAGGAACCTTTCCGAGGGTCTACAGCAGATTAAAGACGCTACTGCGAGAAAGACGCCGTTGGACAGCAACATCTCCGAAATTATCAAGGCATTGGAATCTCAGCGCGAGAAGCTCGAAAAAGACCTTCAAGCCCTTCCCGCCGAGATGGAGAGCTTCGAGACCGATAAAGATAAGTATATCTTCATCGGCGAAACGAAGGCCAAGCTTGAGTTGTACGGCGATCTAGAGTCAGAAAAGGTTACAGACAACAGCGAGTTGATCGCAAACCTGACAGCTGAAATCGAAGACCTCGCTGTGTCACCTGTCAACGATCGGCAAGAGCTGTTCACCAGCGCCCTTGATGAAGCAATCCAGGATTATATTTCTCTAACGAAGGCAGCGCTGGGGAACTATGGCGAATATCGTTCCGCCTTCAATTATTCGGAAAAGAAGCTTCATCTGCGCAAGCCCAGAACAGCATCGACCGAGAACGTGGGCAGCAGTTCCAACCACATGTTCCTTCACCTGTTTCTGTTCCTTGGCCTGCATGAACTAGTTATGCGGAACGACGGCATTCACGTGGCACCGTTCCTGATTATTGATCAGTTCTCGAGGCCTTACTGGGGCGAGGATGATCGGAAGGATGGGGAGGGCGAGAAGGACGTCGACCAAAGCGATGTCGCAAAGGTCAAGTTGGCACTGGAGCTTTTGGACCAGTTCATCTCCACCGCAAATGAAATGGGAAAAGAGTTCCAGATGATCGTCTTCGAGCACATAAATCCGCGATATTGGGACGGGCTCAAGAACGTGCACCTAGTTGAAATTTTCCGAGATGGAAACGCCCTGATCCCGGTTTCCAGGGCGGACTAG
- a CDS encoding three component ABC system middle component gives MKFSSYYNNLGINAFAISSVLKEAGFLTIPQIALILPVVAHRQMVTKLANGRFRFASFEQYLIDNIEFFYNFNERYLASLTPTVNALQFLYEMGVLQLKDDGAVVASDLPFDASMGKRAERVKRASSNIAALISGNAEIFYLNARIEL, from the coding sequence GTGAAGTTCAGTTCATATTACAATAATCTCGGGATCAATGCGTTCGCGATCTCCTCTGTGCTGAAAGAGGCGGGATTTCTAACGATCCCCCAAATTGCGTTGATCTTGCCAGTTGTGGCGCATCGTCAGATGGTAACAAAGCTTGCCAACGGCCGATTCAGATTTGCAAGTTTTGAGCAGTATCTGATCGATAACATCGAATTCTTCTACAATTTTAATGAGCGATACCTTGCGTCGCTTACTCCGACCGTCAATGCCCTGCAATTTTTGTATGAGATGGGCGTGCTTCAATTGAAGGACGACGGTGCGGTGGTAGCGTCTGACTTACCCTTCGACGCATCAATGGGCAAACGCGCCGAGCGCGTTAAGCGCGCGTCATCAAACATAGCTGCCCTGATTTCTGGCAATGCTGAAATTTTCTACCTCAATGCGAGGATCGAGCTATGA
- a CDS encoding tyrosine-type recombinase/integrase, with translation MALSDVKCRNARPVSKLVKLTDGGGLQLWVQPTGSRLWRLAYRFGGKQKLLALGSYPLISLAEAREARDTAKRLLLRGIDPALERKLQKASAEDTFRSIAEDYVDKLKKEGRADRTITKVKWLLDFAYPAFGDKCVREIDPVTILAALRSVEDRGRYESARRLRSTIGSVFRYAIATARADLDPTVALRGALVGPTVTPRAAVTDPMALGGLLRAINAFDGQPTTRAALKLMALLFPRPGELRAAGWDEFDFESSVWSIPEGRMKMRRPHRVPLSRQAVGVLTSLRRISGGGSLLFPSVRSGLRPISDNTLNAALRRMGYGKEEATAHGFRATASTLLNECGKWHPDAIERQLAHVENNDVRRAYARAEHWEERVKMMQWWADYLEELASKNARVQIAGDRRPLKLADLWSGDPLTRAKSD, from the coding sequence ATGGCCCTTTCCGACGTAAAATGCCGAAATGCCCGACCCGTTTCCAAGCTCGTGAAATTGACCGATGGTGGCGGGCTCCAGCTTTGGGTGCAGCCTACCGGATCTCGCCTATGGCGCCTCGCCTATCGTTTTGGCGGCAAGCAGAAGCTTCTGGCGTTGGGCAGCTATCCCCTCATCTCCCTCGCTGAGGCACGCGAGGCGCGCGATACCGCCAAACGTCTCCTCCTACGTGGCATCGACCCCGCACTGGAGCGTAAGTTGCAAAAGGCTTCGGCAGAGGACACCTTTCGATCAATCGCGGAGGATTATGTCGACAAGCTGAAGAAGGAGGGACGTGCCGACCGGACCATCACCAAGGTCAAATGGTTGCTCGACTTTGCCTATCCAGCGTTTGGGGACAAATGCGTTCGGGAGATCGATCCGGTTACAATTCTTGCCGCTCTCCGCAGCGTGGAGGATCGCGGTCGATACGAGTCGGCCAGGCGACTGCGCTCCACGATTGGCAGCGTGTTTCGATATGCAATCGCAACCGCACGCGCCGATCTAGATCCGACGGTCGCCCTCAGGGGCGCACTCGTCGGTCCGACGGTCACGCCGCGTGCCGCGGTTACCGATCCTATGGCCTTGGGAGGCTTGCTGAGGGCGATCAATGCCTTTGACGGACAGCCTACAACCCGAGCCGCCCTGAAGCTGATGGCCCTGCTGTTTCCCCGCCCCGGCGAGTTGCGTGCGGCCGGATGGGACGAGTTCGATTTCGAAAGCTCGGTGTGGAGCATCCCTGAAGGGCGCATGAAGATGAGACGGCCGCACCGCGTACCACTTTCCAGGCAGGCCGTCGGGGTCCTAACCTCACTTAGACGAATCTCTGGTGGTGGATCGCTGTTGTTTCCTAGTGTTCGATCGGGCTTGCGTCCGATTTCCGACAACACGCTTAACGCGGCCCTTCGCCGTATGGGGTACGGCAAGGAAGAAGCTACCGCGCACGGTTTTCGAGCAACCGCATCAACTCTGCTGAACGAATGCGGAAAGTGGCATCCGGACGCCATAGAGCGGCAGTTGGCCCATGTTGAGAACAACGACGTTCGTCGCGCCTACGCCCGGGCAGAGCACTGGGAAGAGCGCGTAAAGATGATGCAATGGTGGGCCGATTATCTGGAAGAACTTGCGAGCAAAAACGCGCGGGTGCAAATTGCCGGCGATCGGAGACCGCTAAAACTGGCCGACCTATGGTCTGGCGACCCATTGACCAGGGCGAAGAGTGATTGA
- a CDS encoding helix-turn-helix domain-containing protein: MPERPFYQPGASSVEGLPLLLQMFHTAPLVMLKPHWHAQVEVNFIVRGSVHYRMNEHEISLSAGEMCLFWGGLPHQMDDLSDDAVYAGAHLPLVHFFRLHLPADVRHRLMTGATLVTGATDQSDNDNFARWNRYARSGDPAKAEHAVNELLLRLERVRFEPYRLVPETAAGHEMGSPFDQQSSRNVGRMCDFIAENFLYDIDCVNIAGAADIHPKYAMSLFKKSTGMTLNEYVNLLRLSYAQALLMHQDANVLRVAMDSGFGSLSAFNKSFRKLAGMTPSDFRKGLASAR; encoded by the coding sequence ATGCCGGAACGGCCGTTTTACCAGCCTGGCGCCAGCAGCGTCGAAGGCCTGCCGCTGCTGTTGCAGATGTTTCACACCGCTCCCCTGGTTATGCTCAAGCCGCACTGGCATGCCCAGGTCGAGGTGAATTTCATCGTGCGCGGCAGCGTGCATTACCGCATGAACGAGCACGAAATCTCGCTTTCGGCCGGTGAGATGTGCCTGTTCTGGGGCGGCCTGCCGCACCAGATGGACGATCTCTCAGACGATGCCGTCTATGCCGGTGCCCATTTGCCGCTGGTGCATTTCTTCCGGCTGCACCTGCCGGCGGACGTGCGCCATCGGCTGATGACGGGCGCCACGCTGGTGACCGGCGCCACCGATCAATCCGATAACGACAATTTCGCCCGCTGGAACCGCTATGCCCGCTCGGGCGACCCGGCCAAGGCCGAGCATGCCGTCAACGAACTTCTGCTGCGGCTGGAGCGGGTGCGGTTCGAGCCTTACCGGCTGGTGCCCGAAACGGCCGCCGGGCACGAGATGGGCAGTCCCTTCGACCAGCAGTCGTCGCGCAATGTCGGGCGCATGTGCGACTTCATCGCCGAAAACTTCCTCTACGACATCGATTGCGTGAACATTGCCGGGGCGGCCGACATCCATCCCAAATACGCCATGAGCCTGTTCAAGAAATCGACGGGCATGACGTTGAACGAATATGTCAACCTTCTGCGGTTGAGCTACGCACAGGCGCTGTTGATGCACCAGGACGCCAATGTGCTGCGCGTCGCCATGGATTCGGGCTTCGGTTCGCTCAGCGCCTTCAACAAATCGTTCCGCAAGCTGGCCGGCATGACGCCCTCCGATTTTCGCAAGGGTCTGGCCAGCGCCAGATAG